A DNA window from Helianthus annuus cultivar XRQ/B chromosome 15, HanXRQr2.0-SUNRISE, whole genome shotgun sequence contains the following coding sequences:
- the LOC110914002 gene encoding vegetative cell wall protein gp1-like, with protein sequence MASSGSGVSDASDPRAFTFDDEMATDSGVYTSDTTSTDEDDFQPFALPIFGDDVPLADGPPGEDLPLVPIPAPLPFAAVPFEEQPINALPDGDIDLLIEGPSEGDQDGRAPVEDGVPPDDIPDVDPFVPMVELPGMEVQSDSSASGSIESIASHIPPLGLGSIPRIDADEEMELEHPAEAPAHPDDPIPAMLVDYQPAPVTSEPVLAIDPVTASDTPVVAPPAIEMPDPMAIFDGLAPFATHMDPRYAHSSNGWIEEDDYPPYVVPVTPPPAPIAVPFDAPLFPPSTSDTHRIDLPITFLQDIPPPQPGEGSSSQLFEHTPFMPDVS encoded by the coding sequence ATGGCATCATCTGGTAGTGGAGTATCCGATGCGAGTGACCCGAGGGCTTTTACCTTTGATGACGAGATGGCTACCGATTCGGGAGTTTACACCTCAGACACCACGAGCACCGATGAAGACGACTTTCAGCCTTTTGCCCTACCGATCTTCGGAGATGATGTACCCTTAGCTGACGGCCCACCTGGAGAGGACCTACCCCTTGTCCCAATCCCTGCCCCTCTCCCCTTCGCTGCAGTTCCCTTCGAGGAACAACCTATCAACGCATTACCCGATGGTGACATCGACCTGCTCATCGAGGGTCCCTCGGAGGGAGACCAGGATGGTAGGGCCCCGGTGGAGGACGGTGTTCCACCTGATGATATCCCAGATGTTGATCCTTTTGTTCCCATGGTCGAGCTTCCTGGTATGGAGGTTCAGTCCGATTCGTCCGCTTCAGGTTCCATTGAGTCGATAGCTTCACATATCCCACCGTTGGGACTCGGTTCCATTCCTCGCATAGATGCGGATGAGGAGATGGAGTTGGAGCATCCTGCTGAGGCTCCTGCTCATCCAGATGATCCGATTCCTGCCATGCTTGTTGATTATCAGCCCGCCCCAGTCACTTCCGAGCCCGTTCTTGCCATCGACCCTGTTACTGCCTCTGATACACCCGTTGTTGCACCACCAGCCATTGAGATGCCCGATCCCATGGCTATCTTTGATGGCCTTGCACCATTCGCTACCCACATGGACCCGAGGTATGCCCACTCCAGCAATGGGTGGATTGAGGAGGATGACTACCCTCCGTACGTAGTCCCAGTCACTCCCCCTCCTGCACCTATCGCTGTACCATTCGATGCTCCCTTGTTTCCTCCATCCACATCCGATACTCACCGCATCGACCTTCCTATCACCTTCCTTCAGGACATTCCTCCGCCCCAACCTGGGGAGGGATCCTCGAGTCAGCTTTTCGAGCACACCCCATTCATGCCAGATGTTAGCTAG